From the Rhizomicrobium palustre genome, the window TATGATTTGCATGTCATTTCCGCCGACCAATACCGCACAGGCTATATTCATTTAAGCAAGACCGGTCAAAAGCGCTTCGAACGTCGCGACGACGAGATTCCCTCCGAAACACCCGAACTTCTGCCCGCCGCCATGAAAGCGCTGGAAATGACCTATCCCGGGGCAGTCGGTCGCCTCATCGCGGAGAGTGGGCTGGGGCCGGACATGTTCGCGCATGTCTCTGGCCTAGAATTGCCTCCTGCCCGGGCCGATGGTGTGAATGTTGTGCCGCTCCGCTTCTACCAATAGCAGTTCGTTGTCGAGTATGCGGTGCGATCACCCGGACCGGCGCGAATTGTAGTACCATGAGTTTCGGCGGATACGTCGTTTAGCTCGCATGATGTAAATCGCGTACCTTAGAGCTCAGTTGCCTTTCAAATCGCTTTGTGGGTCGGTCAATGGTTGTTTACCGCTCATGGCGGTCGCGTCGGTTACAAATCCGATCTTAGCTAGTGCGTGGTCTTTTAATACGCCGGCTAATAATTCAGGTCCTTGTTTGAATGCACCGCTTCAGCAGTCTTCAGCACGCCCCCGGTGAAACCCGCGTCCTTCTTCGAGGAAGATACCGGCGCCATTTGCGCGTCTATCACGGCCCTATGCTCTGGCCTGATGGTGATCGCCTGCCGGACGAGTTGATGCTGCGGCTGCTGCGCGCGGTGGAGATCACCCACGACGCCGATATCGACGCTGCGCGGCGGACCTACGAAGCTGAGCGCCAAGAAACGGAGCCGAGTTTCGACACGCTCATAGCCGATGGCTGGCTTGCCGTGTCGTGGGGGCGCGTTTGGGCACCCCGGGACTATTTTCTGGCCCTGCGCAACACCAAGGACTTGCCGGCCTTGGCTGGCCTACTGACGCGCCGGCATAACCAAGCATTCTTGTTTCAAAATCCTACTGTCGGCGATCCCGATATAGGCTCTCTTGCCGCCGATATTGAGGCAGGCCGCAAGGACCTTCACCACCTGCTCTGTCGGTCGCCAAGCTGGGTCGCAGCCCGGTTATGGGATGGCCGAATGAAGGTCGAGCTCAGTCGAGATCTGAGGAATTGGACCGATCGCTGGCAACTCCTGGGAAGACCCGAGCTGGTATGCTGGCAGGCTTGGGACGAAACCGACGCTGAGGAATTCCGGTCCGGCGCCCTAGCTGTTGTGGCGAATGAGGCGGGGTTTTCCGTTTGGGCGAATTTCGAGGCGGCGGTTCTTCGCAGGCTCTCGCTGCCTCATAGGCAACGACCGGCCTCGTACACCAATTATGCTGGCAAGCTGCCCACTACCATGGTGGGCCGCGCGCTTTGGCTGCGCCAGCCTCGGCTGGAGGCGCTTGCCTATGAGATGTTGGCCGCAGACGCGCTAGGCCTGATCGGGCTACTATGGCTAGAGGTCGTCCACCAGGAACTTGGCACCGGTCCGGCCGCGCGGGCCGTCGTGCTATTGGAATTGGCGGTCAAACACCCAGAACTGCTGGTCTCCCTGTCCTTCCAGGTTCAGCAACACCCCCAGCTGCTGGCCGACGTTGCACTGTTTCCACCGACGACCGCACTGGCATGCCTCTGGATCGCGCAATGGCAAGCGCCATCCGGCGGATGGGACCGTTCGCTCAACGATGCCGACGACCAGCACGGCAAATCGGCGGCCTTCACGGATACGGTGTCGTTGCTCGGTGAATTTCTGGAGCAGGGAAAAGCCGATCCGGCCGAGGCCGCAGCGCTTCTGAAATGGTGTCACGACAACTCCGACGGCGGCTTTGTCGACGACGCGACCGGGTCCGACACCATCCTTGCGGCGCTACGCGATATCGTCGCCCGGCAGTCAGGCGAAATTGCTCGGACGATTTTGGCCGCTCTGGTTCACGATATTCCGACCAATCCGGCAATCGGCAGTGGGGCATTTGCCGCCGCACTCGATGTGATCAGCGTGTGCCACCTCGAAGACTGTGGCGATACTTCAGCATTGATCGCGGCCTATACCGCGTCATTCCGGGAGAATACCTATCGCCTTGATGCGCGGCGCATCGGATTATCATCGGCTGCGGCGCTGTACCGCCTGTCGGAGAAGGCAGCCGGTGGCGCGAATAGTTTTCTGTATCCCTTCGATGTCCCGTCTTGGCTGACCAGGGGCGCCGCCGAAAATACCAATCCTTACGCGCTAGTCGATGACATCGGGCGGGCGCTCCGCGCGCACATCCGAATTCTTTGTAGGGCAATTGCCGGGCTCGGTACCGAAATCCCCGGCGGCCTCGTTGATGCCCTAGTGCATGCCATTGCAGCCGGGGCCCTAGACGACAAGGTCAACGGCCGCGTCGATGCCTTTGCACCTCGTTTTGAAGTCTCGCCTTCCGGACGTACGGAGCGCGACCGCGCTCTCGCGGCGGATCTTGCCATGGTCCTCCCGCTGCTGCCAGAGCCGCAACGGCACAGCATGCTTCAAGCCGTGCTCGGGACCAACGAACCGTTGATCCTGGCCCAGCTATATCAAATGGTGTCTGTTCCGGACCAAAAGGCGGTCGCCGCACGGATCAGCCAGATTACCCCAGATACCGCAGCCGAAGTCCGCTCCTACGTAGAAGTCCAAGCACGCATCAATGCGCTCTTGAATGCCAATCTGGCCCAAGCCGCCGCCCGCTTCATAGACGCCGAGGCGGATGTGCGGACCTTTGGAAAGGTTGGCGGCCGCGAAGAGGAACAAGCGCGCTGGAAGCTTCGCTTGCTCTATACCAGCCAGGACTGGGATGCCATCCTGGCGACGCCCGATCCGCCCACCGAAGCTGGTGTCGACCCACGCGCAGCCCGCGACTCTGTCCGTTTCTTCAAAGCGATCGCTATCCTCAGCAAGCCGGCCGGCGACCCCGAAGCTGCCGCATCGATGTTTCGTGAGCTTTTCCAGCGAAACCACCTGTCGGCCTACGCCAGCAACGTCTTCGCATCGGAAGTGGCGGCTGTCCTCAAGCACAATTCGTTCGGCCAATTGACTGGCGCGCAAGAGCGACGCGCGCGTGATGCGCTGGTGGAAGTCGACACCATGATCGCGCAATGCCGCGCGGTCGGGCAAGACGAACAGGACACGATCGCCCTAAACAAGGCCCTTCTGTATTTGGGCCTGGAAGATCCAGATCAGGCGCTTGCGCTCCTTGATACCGTCAACAAGGCAGAGCGCAATGACAGGGTCGCTGCCTATCGCGCATTGGCGCTGGCGCAGCAGGCGCATGCGGGTGAAGCAAGCGCAGCCCTCGCGGAAGCCCGCGACGTTTTTGGCGACACCCCCATTCTTCGGGATGTGGAGGCATTTCTAGGAGCCGGCGTCCTACCCCACGGACCGACCGTTGCACTGAGCTTGGACGCCTCGACGCGCCAACAGATCAAAGCCGCCCTGTCCGATCTAATGAGGCTGGACCCGGCAGCCCAGGCCGAAATCCTGTCCCCCAAACCCGAACCGCTCGACGCAGTGATTATCGATGTGGTGCGAGACGCATGTGCGGCACTAACCGGGTTGATGCCGATGTTTCCTGATGCCAGTGAGAAGCAAGACGAAGACGATTATTCCGCGGTGCTGCGCGAGCTTATTCAGGTCCACGTCAACACTCTTCTGGGTTGGTCCACGCGGGACCAATCCAAGGCTGGCTACAGCGCCAAGGGCAATCCAGGCGAGCCGGATATTCTGCTGCAAAAGGGCGGATCGACCCTGGCGGCAATCGAAGCGGTGATTTGCGATCAGCCGGTGCACCGCGAGAGTGTACAGCAAGACCTGACCCGCCACTTCACAAAACTATTCACCTACAGCACAGGCACATTGTACTTCCACGTGACCTACGTGTTCGCGGACGATCTCGAGCCGATTTGCACCTATCTCTGCAGCTGCGCGCACGCCCCCCCGCCCGGTATAGCGTATGATCGGCAGGAGCGGTTGGCGATGTCGGGAACTTTGCCCTTAGGCTTTGTCGCGCGTTATCGCCGGGAGGCGGAAGAACTCAAAGTCGTCTTCCTGATCCTCAATATGGGCCAAACGCGTCAGAAGACGGCGGCCAAAACAGCTGGGGCGCCCAAGGCTAAGGGGCCAACAAAGAAGAAAAAGCCGCGTGGCTCCAAGGCGCCTCCTTCAACATCAACGACCCAGGAGTGACAATCGCACCGCTGCAAGGCTTCTTAGGCTCAGCAAAGGAAAGCTAACGAAGACTTCGCGGTCGGGCGGTAGGGCATGCCTGTCAAGTGACTACTCAGCAGTCGATAAGCGCGCGGCATTCTCACTTCGCCGATTCCAAACGACCCGCGCGCGCGTTTGGCCATCGGAGAAGAATACCGCCACCGGGATCGGTTCCGCCAACCCAGGACATTCGATTTCACCACTCAGAAAGTCCTGCGGGTCTTCGTCCTTGGTTTTGCGTGCCCACAAAGCCCCCAGATCGGCTGCACCGCTAAAAATGCGATAGGCGGGAGACTTTCGGCTTGTTTGGTTGTCATTCCGAGCGATGTGGATCTT encodes:
- a CDS encoding DUF736 domain-containing protein; translation: MAEIGTLTQTRDGGWAGSIFLLAQWVKIHIARNDNQTSRKSPAYRIFSGAADLGALWARKTKDEDPQDFLSGEIECPGLAEPIPVAVFFSDGQTRARVVWNRRSENAARLSTAE